The Geotalea uraniireducens Rf4 genome window below encodes:
- the ldhH gene encoding L-lactate dehydrogenase (quinone) large subunit LdhH, producing the protein MKSDFKESIDRAVNNANLTGALGKFSEAYKVNRAKAYEGIDFEVLRTTIAERKSHAASHLDLMAAAFTRNAEALGAKVFQTNDPEKVKEYILKVAKENNVKTVVKSKSMATEEIHLNSYLEKAGIAVGETDLGEWIIQLAGQTPSHMVMPAIHMTKEEVSDLFSKEVNERLTTDIPRLVEVARKELRSKFLAADMGITGGNIAVAETGSIVLVTNEGNARMVTTLPKIHIALVGIEKFVEKFADVVPVLTALPRSATAQLLTSYVSIITGPAPNTDGSMKDLHIILMDNRRTEMANDPKFKQAMQCIRCGSCLNVCPVFRLVGGHVFGKIYTGGIGTILTAWFDELKKSEEIQGLCIQCGNCKEICPGKIDIPELIMEIRRRLVQKEGLPLLQKAIYRVVNNRRLFHGMLRAASIAGKPLTSGKFLRHLPLFLADLTDGRSLPAIAAEPFRDRFKKIKQPKLKEKAAFYAGCLIDFAYPEMGEALVKILNKAGIEVVFPEEQTCCGAPARYSGAYEVAEKNAIDNIKALLSEDVQYVISACPTCTVALAHEFISTFESLGQTEWMPRAKELAGKTVDFSSLVKKLVDEGRLTLKEGRKLGKVTYHDSCHLKRTLHVSEEPRELLNKVGYELTEMFECDTCCGMGGSYSIKLPEISAPILQRKLTNIKETGAPVVAMDCPGCVMQIRGGMDQDGADIRVRHTVELLAEQLED; encoded by the coding sequence ATGAAAAGTGATTTCAAGGAATCCATCGACAGGGCTGTCAACAATGCCAACCTCACGGGAGCGCTCGGAAAATTTTCCGAGGCCTACAAGGTCAACCGCGCCAAGGCCTATGAGGGGATCGACTTCGAGGTGCTGCGGACCACCATCGCCGAGCGGAAGTCCCATGCCGCATCACATCTGGACCTGATGGCGGCCGCTTTCACCCGGAACGCCGAAGCCCTTGGCGCCAAGGTTTTCCAAACCAACGACCCAGAAAAGGTCAAGGAATACATCCTCAAGGTTGCCAAAGAAAACAACGTTAAAACCGTGGTCAAATCCAAGTCCATGGCCACGGAAGAGATTCATCTCAACAGTTATCTGGAAAAGGCAGGCATCGCGGTCGGGGAAACGGACCTGGGAGAATGGATCATCCAGTTGGCCGGTCAGACACCATCGCACATGGTCATGCCCGCCATCCATATGACCAAGGAGGAGGTTTCCGATCTCTTCAGCAAGGAGGTCAATGAGCGCCTGACCACCGACATCCCGAGACTGGTCGAGGTGGCCCGCAAAGAACTGCGCTCCAAGTTCCTGGCAGCAGACATGGGCATCACCGGCGGGAATATCGCGGTTGCCGAAACCGGGAGCATCGTCCTCGTTACCAACGAGGGTAACGCCAGGATGGTCACCACCCTGCCGAAGATCCATATTGCCCTGGTCGGCATCGAAAAGTTCGTTGAAAAATTTGCCGATGTCGTCCCTGTGTTAACGGCACTGCCGCGGAGCGCCACGGCCCAGCTCCTGACCAGCTATGTCTCGATCATCACCGGTCCGGCACCCAACACCGACGGCTCCATGAAAGACCTGCACATCATCCTCATGGACAACCGCAGGACCGAGATGGCGAACGACCCCAAATTCAAACAGGCTATGCAGTGCATCAGATGCGGCTCATGCCTGAACGTTTGTCCGGTCTTCCGCCTCGTCGGCGGTCACGTTTTCGGCAAGATCTATACCGGCGGCATCGGCACCATTCTCACCGCCTGGTTCGATGAACTGAAGAAATCCGAGGAGATTCAGGGTCTCTGCATCCAGTGCGGCAACTGCAAGGAGATCTGCCCGGGCAAAATCGATATTCCCGAGCTGATTATGGAGATCAGGCGGCGCCTGGTGCAAAAAGAGGGGCTGCCACTGCTGCAAAAAGCGATCTACCGCGTGGTTAACAACCGCAGGCTTTTCCACGGCATGCTGCGGGCGGCCTCGATAGCCGGCAAGCCGCTTACTTCGGGCAAGTTCCTCCGCCACCTGCCGCTGTTCCTGGCAGATCTCACCGACGGCCGCAGCCTGCCCGCCATTGCCGCGGAGCCGTTCAGGGACCGGTTCAAAAAGATCAAGCAGCCTAAACTGAAAGAAAAGGCCGCCTTTTATGCCGGCTGCCTGATCGACTTTGCCTATCCGGAGATGGGAGAAGCACTGGTCAAGATTCTCAACAAGGCCGGTATCGAGGTGGTATTCCCGGAGGAGCAGACCTGCTGCGGTGCTCCCGCCCGCTACAGCGGGGCCTATGAGGTAGCTGAAAAGAATGCCATCGACAACATCAAGGCCCTCCTGAGCGAGGATGTGCAGTATGTCATTTCAGCCTGTCCGACCTGCACGGTAGCGTTAGCCCATGAATTCATCAGCACCTTTGAAAGCCTCGGGCAGACCGAATGGATGCCCCGGGCAAAGGAACTGGCCGGGAAAACGGTCGACTTTTCCTCCCTGGTCAAAAAGCTGGTGGATGAGGGGCGCCTGACCCTGAAAGAAGGCCGAAAACTCGGCAAGGTAACCTATCACGACTCCTGCCACCTGAAGAGGACGCTGCATGTGTCCGAAGAACCGAGGGAACTGTTGAACAAGGTGGGATACGAGCTGACCGAAATGTTCGAGTGCGATACCTGCTGCGGCATGGGCGGTTCCTACTCAATCAAGCTGCCGGAGATATCAGCCCCGATCCTGCAGCGCAAACTGACGAACATCAAGGAGACCGGTGCGCCGGTCGTAGCCATGGACTGCCCCGGTTGCGTCATGCAGATCAGGGGTG
- a CDS encoding LutC/YkgG family protein — translation MYEQFKLRAEGVGAEVHRFRTRGDALGFILTFLQQEGTADAPQSYAVWANGPFLTGIDTAQLSGKVPGLSFNVSRQTAADSRIGISEAGWALTDTGSLVADQTAVEQRLAATLPVIHITLIGTDRILPDKTAVFSRITPETSRYIAFITGPSRTADIERVLTIGVHGPKRLVIVFIDELDGVAE, via the coding sequence ATGTATGAACAATTCAAGCTCAGGGCAGAGGGGGTTGGCGCAGAGGTACATCGCTTCAGAACCAGGGGAGATGCTCTCGGCTTCATCCTGACGTTCCTGCAGCAGGAAGGTACGGCCGATGCGCCGCAATCCTATGCGGTCTGGGCCAACGGCCCGTTTTTGACCGGTATCGACACTGCGCAGCTTAGCGGGAAAGTTCCCGGGCTCAGCTTTAACGTCAGCCGCCAGACAGCCGCTGATTCCAGGATCGGCATCAGCGAGGCGGGCTGGGCCTTAACGGATACCGGCTCACTGGTGGCGGACCAGACCGCTGTCGAGCAGAGGCTGGCAGCAACCCTGCCTGTCATCCATATCACCCTGATCGGGACAGACAGGATCCTGCCCGATAAAACCGCAGTCTTCAGCAGGATCACCCCCGAGACAAGCAGGTACATCGCCTTTATCACCGGGCCGAGCCGGACTGCCGACATCGAGCGCGTACTCACCATCGGCGTGCATGGCCCGAAGCGACTGGTCATCGTCTTTATCGATGAGCTGGATGGAGTTGCCGAATGA